A single Rhodospirillaceae bacterium DNA region contains:
- a CDS encoding thioredoxin fold domain-containing protein, with amino-acid sequence MMSLRPQFFCLIVSLLMFAPAAQASEQSGKFLTPDGLHTEPWFNKTTGDLSRDLQAATAEGKKLVIFWEQLGCHYCEKIHEVNLKVEGTVHFIRQNFYVVLLNMRGDRQMIDFDGATLSEAQLARAHRVVGTPTIEFRDDQADEVFRMPGYAEPMIFHGVFDYVANSGYDDSPLVPWLKAKYLGNQQSGG; translated from the coding sequence ATGATGTCCCTTCGTCCGCAGTTTTTCTGTCTGATCGTCAGCCTGTTGATGTTTGCCCCCGCCGCCCAAGCAAGCGAACAGTCGGGCAAATTTCTAACACCCGATGGCCTACATACAGAACCGTGGTTCAACAAGACGACCGGTGATCTGTCCCGCGACCTGCAAGCGGCAACTGCCGAAGGCAAAAAGCTGGTGATTTTCTGGGAGCAACTGGGTTGTCACTACTGCGAGAAAATTCACGAGGTCAATCTTAAGGTTGAGGGTACCGTTCACTTTATCCGACAGAACTTCTATGTGGTGCTGTTGAACATGCGCGGTGATCGCCAGATGATTGATTTCGATGGCGCCACTTTGTCAGAGGCACAGCTTGCCCGCGCCCACCGGGTTGTCGGCACCCCGACAATTGAATTTCGCGATGATCAGGCCGACGAGGTCTTTCGCATGCCCGGTTATGCCGAACCGATGATCTTCCACGGCGTCTTCGATTACGTCGCCAACAGCGGCTATGATGACAGCCCGTTGGTGCCGTGGCTAAAGGCAAA
- the trxA gene encoding thioredoxin, producing the protein MATVELTAENFQSTIMENDMVVIDFWADWCGPCKTFGPTYEKVSNQHEGIVFAKCDTESQQEIAAQFHIQSIPTLAIMRDKVLLFSQAGAIPETALEEIIGQAKALNMDEVHAKIAEEQAKEATPDA; encoded by the coding sequence ATGGCGACCGTTGAGTTAACTGCTGAAAATTTTCAATCAACAATCATGGAAAACGACATGGTTGTTATTGATTTTTGGGCTGATTGGTGTGGCCCGTGCAAAACCTTCGGCCCGACCTACGAAAAAGTATCGAACCAGCACGAAGGCATTGTGTTCGCCAAATGTGATACCGAATCCCAGCAGGAAATCGCCGCCCAGTTCCACATTCAGTCCATTCCGACACTGGCTATTATGCGCGACAAGGTTTTGCTTTTTAGTCAGGCCGGCGCCATTCCCGAAACCGCGCTTGAGGAAATCATCGGTCAGGCCAAAGCCCTGAATATGGATGAAGTCCACGCCAAGATTGCCGAAGAACAGGCCAAGGAAGCAACGCCTGATGCCTGA
- a CDS encoding ABC transporter substrate-binding protein, with protein sequence MKKLLLASTLLAAMTGTAMAAEIKVGVLLGYTGPIESLTPDMAASAELAFDEASNSGQLLGGSKIVSIRADSTCVDSAAATAAGERLISSHGVVAIMGADCSGVTGAVANNVAIPNGVVMVSPSATSPGLSKIKDNGFFFRTAPSDARQGEVLATVLKSRGIMEVAVTYTNNDYGKGLSDSFNTAFTGVGGKISITAAHEDGKADYSAEVGALSAAGSKHLAVFGYLDQGGKGIIQASLDSGAFDNFILADGMIGDSIIEAIGKDLNGTIGTLPGGESAGAITFKAMAGKAGIKVGGPFTAESYDAGALLALAMQAAGSADRAAIQANIMSVANAPGEKIMPGEIAKGLKILKSGGSVDYVGATDVNFNNIGEVLGSYQELEVKGGKFETIKVH encoded by the coding sequence ATGAAGAAACTACTTTTAGCATCGACCCTGCTCGCCGCTATGACGGGCACCGCCATGGCCGCCGAAATCAAGGTCGGCGTCCTGCTGGGTTACACCGGACCCATTGAATCGCTAACCCCTGATATGGCAGCTTCTGCTGAACTGGCTTTTGATGAAGCATCGAATTCCGGCCAGCTTCTGGGCGGCAGTAAAATCGTCTCGATTCGTGCTGACTCAACATGTGTTGATTCAGCCGCAGCAACCGCCGCTGGCGAGCGCCTGATTTCATCCCATGGCGTCGTCGCCATTATGGGTGCGGATTGTTCCGGCGTCACCGGCGCTGTTGCCAACAATGTCGCCATTCCAAACGGCGTTGTCATGGTTTCCCCTTCGGCAACCTCACCGGGCCTTTCCAAGATCAAGGATAATGGCTTCTTTTTCCGCACTGCCCCGTCCGACGCCCGTCAGGGTGAAGTTCTGGCCACAGTGCTTAAAAGCCGTGGCATCATGGAAGTTGCCGTCACTTACACCAACAACGATTACGGCAAGGGACTGTCTGACAGTTTCAACACAGCTTTCACAGGCGTTGGCGGCAAAATTTCCATTACCGCCGCCCATGAAGACGGCAAAGCCGATTACTCTGCTGAAGTCGGCGCTTTGTCAGCCGCAGGTTCCAAGCATCTGGCCGTTTTCGGTTATCTTGACCAAGGCGGCAAGGGCATTATCCAGGCATCGTTGGACAGTGGCGCTTTTGATAATTTCATTCTTGCTGACGGCATGATTGGTGACAGCATCATTGAAGCCATCGGTAAAGACCTTAACGGCACCATCGGCACCCTTCCCGGTGGGGAAAGCGCAGGGGCTATCACTTTCAAGGCCATGGCCGGAAAGGCCGGCATCAAGGTAGGCGGTCCTTTCACCGCAGAGTCCTATGATGCAGGTGCACTGCTCGCGCTGGCCATGCAGGCTGCCGGTTCCGCTGACCGGGCCGCCATTCAAGCCAATATTATGTCCGTCGCCAATGCACCGGGCGAAAAGATCATGCCGGGTGAAATCGCCAAAGGTCTGAAAATTCTGAAAAGTGGCGGCAGCGTTGACTATGTCGGGGCCACTGATGTCAACTTTAACAACATCGGCGAAGTTCTTGGTTCCTACCAGGAACTTGAAGTCAAAGGCGGCAAGTTTGAAACCATCAAGGTTCACTAA
- a CDS encoding branched-chain amino acid ABC transporter permease, with protein MNNTRRSILSFSVMAGLLLIVGQSQSWPLMLTILNLCLISSVMALGVNIQWGYAGLFNVGTMGFAALGGVAAMLVSKAPIPEAWAAGGSNLFIGVVLFLFTLGAAVAAYRKIPKGSLRVIALSVIILIGIFATRYFSDTAIADIEAVNPALTGYLGGLGLPILFSWAAGGLLAAGGAWIVGKIALGLRSDYLAIATLGISEIIIAVLKNEDWLTRGVKNVAGLPRPVPYEIDLQKSDSFISWIEWLNSGALKGLSDSGRADQLSAFVIEQSGIFVKLCYAGLFTTVLLLILSMSVMALNSPWGRMMRAIRDNEVSAAAMGKNITGRHLQVFVIGSAVVGIAGAMLTTLDGQLTPAAYNPLRFTFLIWVMVIVGGSGNNLGSVLGGFLIWFIWIEAEPVGVWLMDFGTSWMDEGNPVRLHLMDSAQHMRLFMMGMVLLLVMRFNPGGILPEVTKPGLNK; from the coding sequence ATGAACAACACCCGACGCTCAATTCTGTCGTTCTCCGTGATGGCCGGTTTGCTGTTGATTGTCGGACAGTCCCAGTCCTGGCCGCTCATGTTGACGATCCTCAATTTGTGCCTGATTTCTTCGGTCATGGCGCTCGGTGTCAATATCCAATGGGGCTATGCGGGCCTGTTCAACGTCGGCACTATGGGCTTTGCGGCTCTCGGTGGTGTCGCCGCCATGCTGGTATCAAAAGCACCGATACCTGAAGCCTGGGCTGCTGGCGGATCAAACCTTTTTATCGGTGTGGTCCTTTTCCTGTTCACCCTCGGGGCTGCCGTCGCCGCATACCGGAAAATACCAAAAGGCAGCCTGCGGGTGATTGCCCTGAGTGTGATTATCCTGATCGGCATTTTCGCGACCCGTTATTTCTCTGACACCGCCATCGCCGATATTGAGGCCGTCAACCCGGCCCTGACCGGATATCTGGGCGGCCTTGGTTTGCCGATCCTGTTTTCCTGGGCTGCTGGTGGCTTGCTGGCCGCCGGTGGGGCGTGGATTGTCGGCAAAATCGCCCTGGGGCTGCGCTCGGACTATCTGGCCATCGCCACATTGGGGATTTCGGAAATCATTATCGCCGTCCTGAAAAACGAAGACTGGCTGACCCGCGGGGTCAAGAACGTCGCAGGACTGCCAAGGCCGGTACCTTACGAGATTGACCTGCAAAAAAGCGACAGTTTCATCAGCTGGATCGAATGGCTGAATTCAGGTGCCCTGAAAGGACTGTCCGACAGTGGGCGCGCCGATCAACTATCGGCTTTTGTCATTGAGCAATCCGGCATTTTCGTCAAACTTTGCTACGCTGGCCTTTTTACGACGGTTTTGCTGTTGATCCTGAGCATGAGCGTGATGGCCCTGAATTCCCCGTGGGGGCGTATGATGCGAGCCATTCGTGATAACGAGGTTTCCGCCGCCGCAATGGGCAAGAACATCACCGGTCGTCACCTGCAGGTCTTTGTCATCGGGTCGGCGGTCGTTGGCATCGCCGGGGCCATGCTGACAACCCTGGACGGACAACTGACCCCTGCCGCCTACAATCCCTTGCGCTTCACCTTCCTGATCTGGGTGATGGTGATCGTTGGCGGGTCAGGCAACAACCTGGGCTCGGTGTTGGGTGGCTTCCTGATCTGGTTTATCTGGATCGAGGCCGAACCTGTCGGTGTCTGGTTGATGGATTTTGGAACAAGCTGGATGGACGAAGGCAATCCGGTGCGCCTGCATTTGATGGATTCCGCGCAACACATGCGCCTGTTCATGATGGGAATGGTTTTGTTGCTGGTTATGCGCTTTAATCCGGGTGGCATTTTGCCGGAAGTCACAAAGCCTGGCCTCAATAAGTGA
- a CDS encoding branched-chain amino acid ABC transporter permease: MFWSPARTNLRIPERPCWPTRKSVAHFWGDSLTDILNAIVLISNFVIIPVLTYGSQLALGALGITMVYGILRFANFAHSDMMAFGTMITVLVTWWLQSLGVSFGPLPTALLALPMAIAVTIAMTLFMDRTVYKFYRRKRSAPAIFVIASIGVMFVLNGVVRFIIGPNDQRFADGERFIIKARAFKEMTGLGEGLAIKVSQGLTIGIALALVLALFWFLQKTRTGKAMRAYSDNEDLALLSGIDPEKVVMVTWIIVAALATIAGTLYGLDKSFKPFTYVQLLLPFFAAAIVGGIGKPVGAILGGFVVAFSEVSITYAYKKFFKYLLPENWAPDGLIQLLSTDYKFAVSFIILVLVLLIRPTGILKGRSI, translated from the coding sequence ATGTTCTGGTCACCGGCGAGAACAAATTTACGGATACCGGAGAGGCCTTGCTGGCCGACCCGGAAGTCCGTCGCGCATTTCTGGGGGGATAGCTTGACTGATATTTTAAATGCCATCGTCCTGATATCAAATTTCGTCATCATACCGGTCCTGACCTATGGTTCGCAGCTGGCGCTTGGCGCATTGGGCATCACCATGGTCTATGGCATCCTGCGTTTCGCCAATTTCGCCCATTCAGACATGATGGCCTTCGGCACCATGATCACCGTGCTTGTGACCTGGTGGCTGCAATCCTTAGGCGTTAGTTTTGGCCCATTGCCAACGGCCCTGCTGGCATTGCCCATGGCCATTGCCGTAACAATCGCCATGACCCTGTTTATGGACCGAACGGTCTATAAATTCTATCGCAGGAAGCGCAGCGCTCCGGCTATTTTCGTAATCGCGTCCATTGGTGTGATGTTCGTTCTCAACGGCGTCGTGCGTTTTATCATTGGCCCCAATGATCAGCGTTTCGCCGATGGCGAACGGTTTATCATCAAGGCCCGGGCGTTTAAGGAAATGACCGGCCTTGGCGAGGGCCTGGCGATAAAGGTCAGCCAGGGCCTGACCATCGGCATCGCCTTGGCCCTGGTGCTGGCCTTGTTCTGGTTCCTGCAAAAGACCCGAACCGGCAAGGCCATGCGGGCCTATTCCGATAACGAGGATCTGGCCCTGCTGTCGGGTATTGATCCGGAAAAAGTGGTGATGGTGACATGGATCATCGTGGCGGCGCTGGCGACCATTGCCGGAACCCTGTACGGGTTGGATAAAAGTTTCAAGCCGTTCACCTATGTCCAGCTTCTGCTGCCGTTCTTCGCCGCCGCCATTGTCGGCGGTATTGGCAAACCGGTCGGCGCCATCCTCGGCGGTTTCGTGGTCGCCTTTTCGGAAGTCAGCATCACCTATGCCTACAAGAAATTCTTTAAATATCTGCTTCCCGAAAACTGGGCCCCGGATGGGCTTATTCAGTTGTTGTCAACCGATTACAAATTCGCCGTCTCCTTTATCATCCTGGTTCTGGTGCTACTGATCCGCCCAACCGGTATCCTTAAGGGGCGCTCCATATGA
- a CDS encoding ABC transporter ATP-binding protein, which yields MGFLTGTSMSGGYGGADILRGCDIAVDKGEIAVVVGPNGAGKSTAMKALFGMLDLREGKVMLGDKDISNLSPQDRVKEGMAFVPQTNNVFTSMTVQENLEMGAFLRRDDIFKTMDHVFELFPALQEKRDQPAGELSGGQRQQVAVGRALMTQPEVLMLDEPTAGVSPIVMDELFDRILEIKQTGIAILMVEQNARQALGIADTGYVLVTGENKFTDTGEALLADPEVRRAFLGG from the coding sequence GTGGGCTTTTTAACGGGCACCAGTATGAGCGGGGGATACGGCGGCGCGGATATTCTGCGCGGCTGTGACATCGCTGTCGACAAAGGTGAAATTGCCGTCGTCGTCGGCCCCAACGGGGCTGGCAAATCAACCGCCATGAAGGCCCTGTTCGGGATGCTTGACCTGCGCGAAGGCAAAGTCATGCTGGGGGATAAGGACATCAGTAACCTCTCCCCGCAAGACCGGGTCAAGGAAGGGATGGCGTTCGTACCGCAAACGAACAACGTGTTCACCAGCATGACGGTGCAGGAGAATCTTGAAATGGGCGCTTTCCTGCGTCGTGACGATATTTTCAAAACCATGGACCACGTCTTCGAGCTGTTCCCCGCCCTGCAAGAAAAACGCGACCAGCCAGCGGGCGAACTTTCGGGCGGCCAACGCCAACAAGTCGCCGTCGGCCGGGCGCTCATGACCCAGCCTGAGGTGTTGATGCTCGATGAACCAACGGCCGGTGTATCGCCCATCGTCATGGATGAATTGTTCGACCGTATTCTCGAGATCAAGCAGACCGGCATCGCCATTCTGATGGTTGAACAGAACGCCCGACAAGCGCTCGGCATCGCCGATACAGGCTATGTTCTGGTCACCGGCGAGAACAAATTTACGGATACCGGAGAGGCCTTGCTGGCCGACCCGGAAGTCCGTCGCGCATTTCTGGGGGGATAG
- a CDS encoding ABC transporter ATP-binding protein — translation MINLKDVALHFGGLRAVDGASFDIKKGTITGLIGPNGAGKTTLFNLVAGVFAPSAGSVILDGQNVTGMKPHELFAKGLLRTFQIAHEFSSLTVRENLMMVPGDQLGEKLMNTWFHRGRVAAEEKAIHDKADEVIDFLNLGHLANEQAGNLSGGQKKLLELGRTMMVDAKVVLLDEVGAGVNRTLLNEIGDAIIRLNKERGYTFCMIEHDIDFISRLCNPVVVMAEGKVLMQGTAAEVKSNENVIEAYLGTGLKNKVGAIS, via the coding sequence ATGATTAATCTGAAAGATGTTGCCCTTCACTTTGGTGGTTTGCGGGCGGTTGATGGCGCCAGTTTCGACATCAAAAAGGGTACGATTACCGGGCTTATCGGCCCCAACGGGGCGGGTAAGACAACCCTGTTCAATCTTGTCGCCGGGGTCTTCGCGCCTTCGGCCGGTAGCGTCATCCTTGATGGCCAGAACGTCACCGGCATGAAGCCGCACGAACTGTTCGCCAAGGGACTTTTACGGACATTTCAGATCGCCCACGAATTTTCCTCACTGACGGTGCGTGAGAACCTGATGATGGTGCCGGGGGACCAGTTGGGCGAAAAGTTGATGAATACCTGGTTTCATCGTGGCCGGGTCGCCGCCGAAGAAAAGGCCATTCACGACAAAGCCGACGAGGTCATAGATTTTCTCAATCTTGGCCATCTGGCAAACGAGCAGGCGGGCAATCTTTCGGGCGGTCAGAAAAAACTGCTGGAACTGGGCCGCACCATGATGGTCGACGCCAAAGTCGTGCTGCTTGACGAGGTTGGGGCCGGGGTCAACCGGACCCTGCTCAATGAAATAGGTGACGCCATCATCCGCCTGAACAAGGAACGTGGCTATACGTTCTGCATGATCGAGCACGATATCGATTTCATTTCGCGGCTGTGTAATCCGGTCGTCGTCATGGCCGAAGGCAAGGTCTTGATGCAGGGCACGGCGGCTGAGGTCAAATCAAACGAAAACGTTATCGAGGCCTATCTGGGAACCGGCCTTAAAAACAAAGTAGGGGCGATTTCATAA